The genomic region CCTCCACCTCCCGGACGGCAAAAACTATTTTGGCGGCATCACAGTGGCTACACCATCTAGCACCACTTTGCCATCTTGATTAGTTCCAGTTGTTTTAAGTTTAATTATGTTTTTATCTTCTTTAATTTCAATTACCTCGGCCTCTGCTTTTACTGTATCACCGATTCTTACAGGGGCTGTAAACTTAAGCTCCTGACCTAAGTAGATTGTCCCAGGTCCTGGTAGATGCATACCTAGCACTGCAGAGATAAGCCCAGCCGTTAGCATTCCATGTGCAATTCTTTCTTTGAACATGCTATCTTTAGCGACCTCGTGATTTACGTGAGCAGGATTTAAATCTCCTGTGATTCCCGCATATAAATATACGTCTGTTTCTGAAATAGTTTTTTGGATAAATTCTTTTTGACCCATGCTAATTTCTTTAATTGTTTTGCCTTTCATTTTTAAAAAACTCCCTTCAAATCTTATATGACATTCATATATGCAACTTTTATGCCAAAACCTCAAACCCTTCTGCTACTAGGCTTAAAGCAAGACATAAAAAAAGAAGGGGGTATTTTTGTCCTAATTTCGTACATAAAGACCCCTTCCTTAGTCGTACTAAGCCAATTTAGGTTGTCTGTTTTTAGTACACATGTATTTTTTTCAGACACTATTCAATGCAATATTTTTCTATTTTATCATATAGGCTGGATCTGCTTATATTTAATATTTTTGCAGTTTGAAGCTTGTTTCCTTTGGTGTATTCTAAGGTTCTAACAATTGCTTCTTTTTCTGTCTCCTCTATGATGCTTTTCAAAGACCTGATGTTTCCGTTGTAAGCAGTATCTGTTATTTCTTTTTTTGTTATATAGACAGGTAGGTGAACAGGCATTATGGTATCACCTTCAACTAAATTTATCGCCCTTTCGAGCACATTTTCAAGCTCTCTTACGTTCCCAGGCCAATTATGGGCGCGAAGATACTCCATAGCTTTTGGAGAAATTTTATCTACATATTTTCCAATTTCCTTAGACACTTTCTTGATAAGTTTTTCGGTAAGAACTTCAATGTCACCCTCGCGCTCATTTAGGGTGGGAATTCCGATAGTCATTACATTTAATCGATAATATAAGTCTTCTCTAAACTCTCCTTGTTTAGCTAGCTCTAAAAGATCTTGATTGGTTGCAGAAATAACTCTCACATCAACCTTAATTGTGTTGTTACTGCCAACCTTTTCAATCTCTTGCTCTTGAAGAACTCTCAATAATTTTGCTTGCATCTTAAGAGGCATGTCCCCTATTTCATCTAAAAATATACTACCACCATTTGCTAGCTGGAATTTACCTACTTTTCCGCCTTTTTTGGCCCCTGTAAATGCACCTTCTTCATACCCAAAAAGCTCTGATTCTAAAAGTTCAGCTGGTATGGCAGCACAATTAACTTTAACAAAAGGGGCATGTTTTCGTAAGCTTCCGTTGTGGATAGCATGGGCAAAAAGTTCTTTACCGGTACCGCTTTTTCCCAAAAGTAGTACATTAGAGTTTGTTTGAGCAGCCCTTCTAGACATATACTTTGCTTGTACCATCTTTTCACTTTGTCCCACAATTGTTTCCCAAGAATACTTGGCGCCTTGAATTTTTTGCAATTGCTTTTTATAAAGATGTAGTTCTGATTCTAAAAGTTTATTCTTATTTATTATATCTTTAAACTCCTCTAGATCCTCAAAAAGAACCATCCCAAATCCATAGACTACTTCCCCTTGCTCATCTAGCACAGGTATTCTATGCACAATCCCTGTATGTCCATTTTCAAATTTGTGTTTCCACGCAATTTCTGCTTTTTTAGTCTTAAAAACATACGGAAAGCGTGAGTTTTTATCTACTTCCCTTACCTCTTTCCCTATAATTTCCTCTTTAGGAAACTCTAGGTAATTTGCAAATACCCTATTGATCATTTTTACTTTACAATCTTTGTCGAGAAGTATAATAGGCACAGGTACTGGATCGAATATTTTCTCTAAGGTTGATACTAAATAATCAGTTAGGACAAGCTCAGGAGTATGTGCCACTTTGTTTTCATCAATCAAATTTGCCACCCCTTTTACATCTTTCCTTTACTAATAATTATACCTCTTTTTTCAGGCTAGTAAAGCTAAACCGTTCTATAAAAAATGAATGGCTGATGTAAGGTAACAGCCATTCATTTTGGTTTATTTATTTAACTCGTTAATAAGTGCTGGAAGAACCTTGTTTACGTCACCAACGATGCCTATATCGGCTCTTTCAAAAATTGCAGCATTTGAATTTTTGTTTATTGCAATAATAAAGTCACTCTCTTCCATCCCAGCAACATGCTGTATAGCTCCAGAAATTCCGCAAGCTATATATAGGTTTGGTC from Proteinivorax hydrogeniformans harbors:
- a CDS encoding MaoC family dehydratase — translated: MKGKTIKEISMGQKEFIQKTISETDVYLYAGITGDLNPAHVNHEVAKDSMFKERIAHGMLTAGLISAVLGMHLPGPGTIYLGQELKFTAPVRIGDTVKAEAEVIEIKEDKNIIKLKTTGTNQDGKVVLDGVATVMPPK
- a CDS encoding sigma 54-interacting transcriptional regulator, with translation MIDENKVAHTPELVLTDYLVSTLEKIFDPVPVPIILLDKDCKVKMINRVFANYLEFPKEEIIGKEVREVDKNSRFPYVFKTKKAEIAWKHKFENGHTGIVHRIPVLDEQGEVVYGFGMVLFEDLEEFKDIINKNKLLESELHLYKKQLQKIQGAKYSWETIVGQSEKMVQAKYMSRRAAQTNSNVLLLGKSGTGKELFAHAIHNGSLRKHAPFVKVNCAAIPAELLESELFGYEEGAFTGAKKGGKVGKFQLANGGSIFLDEIGDMPLKMQAKLLRVLQEQEIEKVGSNNTIKVDVRVISATNQDLLELAKQGEFREDLYYRLNVMTIGIPTLNEREGDIEVLTEKLIKKVSKEIGKYVDKISPKAMEYLRAHNWPGNVRELENVLERAINLVEGDTIMPVHLPVYITKKEITDTAYNGNIRSLKSIIEETEKEAIVRTLEYTKGNKLQTAKILNISRSSLYDKIEKYCIE